One segment of Coffea arabica cultivar ET-39 chromosome 7c, Coffea Arabica ET-39 HiFi, whole genome shotgun sequence DNA contains the following:
- the LOC113699962 gene encoding KH domain-containing protein HEN4 isoform X2 gives MAEPQPSRPTAPETNNHHQHQHQRQRHQNYNRSGTIRGGDGKVTLEPGSVVFRMLCHVNTAGGVIGNSGSLVKQLENQTGCKIRFEESLPKCHERVINITGEAAIDKKITLKFEELGSEEELDYEVEVSAAQEGLMRVFERVLEVEGNGNGVVGCRLLAANGQIGGVMGRGGSIVDGIRRNSGARIRVLKREQIPACATPEEELIQIMGDVMAVKKALVAVSHCLQACITGERSNSSPQGALQDAHSDIPPKDNHTPPSFPGSDNNSVGLSLSEDIDKIMNLHEENAERRVVFRLLCSHGSAGGIIGKGAIIVKALEKETGASIKFSSPVAGSRERVVTISSFESQNPLYSSAQLAIARVFARSVEVGVDQGFIAGWGEGQTVTAKILVAPDQMNCLIDSEGRIASDISATSGVEIQLLGTNCVPNSGAENDEVVQVAGEYENVERALFQITGRLRDHFFFSTTPEEADPRNSSNPYSADEFNRPGFRRKVGGPHKPSLQGKQFKDMRKTRTLGDSEWGLSGGAPGQQSLDAEAVTYKTIEVLVPEKDFGSVYGENGSNLARLKEMSVSRPEGAIKTPFELWIPFKY, from the exons ATGGCGGAACCTCAACCTAGCAGACCCACAGCTCCAGAAACCAACAACCACCACCAGCACCAGCACCAGCGGCAGCGCCACCAGAACTACAATCGCAGCGGCACCATTCGCGGCGGAGATGGAAAGGTTACGCTGGAGCCGGGCTCAGTAGTATTCCGCATGCTCTGCCACGTGAATACAGCTGGAGGGGTTATAGGAAACTCCGGCAGCCTCGTCAAACAGCTCGAAAACCAGACGGGTTGCAAAATCCGGTTCGAGGAGTCGCTGCCCAAGTGCCACGAGCGCGTGATTAACATTACTGGGGAGGCAGCTATTGATAAGAAAATCACGCTGAAATTTGAAGAATTGGGGTCCGAAGAGGAGTTGGATTATGAGGTTGAGGTTTCTGCAGCGCAGGAAGGTTTAATGAGGGTTTTCGAGAGGGTTTTGGAAGTTGAAGGGAATGGAAATGGGGTGGTTGGGTGCAGATTGCTGGCTGCTAATGGCCAAATTGGAGGGGTTATGGGCAGAGGAGGCAGTATTGTTGATGGGATTCGGAGGAATTCCGGGGCCAGGATTCGGGTCTTGAAGAGGGAGCAGATTCCAGCTTGTGCCACACCTGAGGAGGAGTTGATTCAG ATAATGGGTGATGTTATGGCAGTAAAGAAAGCACTAGTTGCTGTTTCCCATTGTCTTCAAGCTTGCATAACTGGGGAAAGATCAAATTCATCTCCTCAAGGGGCATTACAAGATGCACATTCAGATATTCCTCCAAAAGATAATCATACTCCTCCATCTTTTCCTGGAAGTGATAATAATTCAGTTGGCCTTTCCTTGTCTGAGGACATTGACAAAATTATGAACCTTCATGAAGAAAATGCTGAAAGACGAGTGGTGTTTAGATTGCTTTGCTCTCATGGTTCTGCTGGGGGTATCATTGGGAAAGGTGCAATTATTGTGAAAGCATTGGAGAAAGAAACTGGTGCTTCCATCAAATTTTCATCTCCAGTAGCTGGATCAAGGGAGCGAGTTGTCACCATTTCTTCGTTTGAG AGCCAAAATCCTTTGTACTCATCTGCCCAACTTGCCATCGCTCGGGTTTTTGCTAGATCAGTGGAGGTTGGTGTTGACCAGGGTTTCATAGCTGGTTGGGGTGAGGGCCAAACTGTAACTGCCAAAATTCTAGTTGCTCCAGATCAAATGAATTGCCTGATTGACAGTGAAGGAAGAATTGCTTCAGATATAAGTGCCACATCCGGTGTTGAAATACAGCTATTGGGTACAAACTGTGTTCCAAATAGCGGTGCAGAAAACGATGAAGTAGTCCAG GTTGCTGGTGAGTATGAAAATGTGGAGAGAGCCCTCTTTCAAATTACTGGTAGACTGAGGGACCACTTCTTTTTTAGTACTACACCTGAAGAAGCAGACCCAAGAAATTCTTCAAACCCGTATTCTGCTGATGAATTTAATCGCCCTGGGTTTAGGCGTAAGGTCGGCGGTCCTCATAAACCTAGCTTGCAAGGCAAGCAG TTTAAGGACATGAGAAAAACAAGAACTCTGGGGGATAGTGAATGGGGTTTGTCTGGTGGGGCACCTGGACAGCAAAG TTTGGATGCGGAAGCTGTTACTTATAAGACTATTGAAGTTTTAGTTCCAGAAAAAGATTTTGGATCGGTCTATGGTGAGAATGGCAGCAACCTGGCTCGCCTCAAAGAG ATGTCAGTCAGTCGTCCTGAAGGAGCAATCAAAACCCCGTTTGAGCTTTGGATTCCTTTCAAGTACTGA
- the LOC113699962 gene encoding KH domain-containing protein HEN4 isoform X1: MAEPQPSRPTAPETNNHHQHQHQRQRHQNYNRSGTIRGGDGKVTLEPGSVVFRMLCHVNTAGGVIGNSGSLVKQLENQTGCKIRFEESLPKCHERVINITGEAAIDKKITLKFEELGSEEELDYEVEVSAAQEGLMRVFERVLEVEGNGNGVVGCRLLAANGQIGGVMGRGGSIVDGIRRNSGARIRVLKREQIPACATPEEELIQIMGDVMAVKKALVAVSHCLQACITGERSNSSPQGALQDAHSDIPPKDNHTPPSFPGSDNNSVGLSLSEDIDKIMNLHEENAERRVVFRLLCSHGSAGGIIGKGAIIVKALEKETGASIKFSSPVAGSRERVVTISSFESQNPLYSSAQLAIARVFARSVEVGVDQGFIAGWGEGQTVTAKILVAPDQMNCLIDSEGRIASDISATSGVEIQLLGTNCVPNSGAENDEVVQVAGEYENVERALFQITGRLRDHFFFSTTPEEADPRNSSNPYSADEFNRPGFRRKVGGPHKPSLQGKQFKDMRKTRTLGDSEWGLSGGAPGQQSLDAEAVTYKTIEVLVPEKDFGSVYGENGSNLARLKEISGATILLEDPSPGKCDGKVIISGTPERIQIAQSLLQAFMLA; this comes from the exons ATGGCGGAACCTCAACCTAGCAGACCCACAGCTCCAGAAACCAACAACCACCACCAGCACCAGCACCAGCGGCAGCGCCACCAGAACTACAATCGCAGCGGCACCATTCGCGGCGGAGATGGAAAGGTTACGCTGGAGCCGGGCTCAGTAGTATTCCGCATGCTCTGCCACGTGAATACAGCTGGAGGGGTTATAGGAAACTCCGGCAGCCTCGTCAAACAGCTCGAAAACCAGACGGGTTGCAAAATCCGGTTCGAGGAGTCGCTGCCCAAGTGCCACGAGCGCGTGATTAACATTACTGGGGAGGCAGCTATTGATAAGAAAATCACGCTGAAATTTGAAGAATTGGGGTCCGAAGAGGAGTTGGATTATGAGGTTGAGGTTTCTGCAGCGCAGGAAGGTTTAATGAGGGTTTTCGAGAGGGTTTTGGAAGTTGAAGGGAATGGAAATGGGGTGGTTGGGTGCAGATTGCTGGCTGCTAATGGCCAAATTGGAGGGGTTATGGGCAGAGGAGGCAGTATTGTTGATGGGATTCGGAGGAATTCCGGGGCCAGGATTCGGGTCTTGAAGAGGGAGCAGATTCCAGCTTGTGCCACACCTGAGGAGGAGTTGATTCAG ATAATGGGTGATGTTATGGCAGTAAAGAAAGCACTAGTTGCTGTTTCCCATTGTCTTCAAGCTTGCATAACTGGGGAAAGATCAAATTCATCTCCTCAAGGGGCATTACAAGATGCACATTCAGATATTCCTCCAAAAGATAATCATACTCCTCCATCTTTTCCTGGAAGTGATAATAATTCAGTTGGCCTTTCCTTGTCTGAGGACATTGACAAAATTATGAACCTTCATGAAGAAAATGCTGAAAGACGAGTGGTGTTTAGATTGCTTTGCTCTCATGGTTCTGCTGGGGGTATCATTGGGAAAGGTGCAATTATTGTGAAAGCATTGGAGAAAGAAACTGGTGCTTCCATCAAATTTTCATCTCCAGTAGCTGGATCAAGGGAGCGAGTTGTCACCATTTCTTCGTTTGAG AGCCAAAATCCTTTGTACTCATCTGCCCAACTTGCCATCGCTCGGGTTTTTGCTAGATCAGTGGAGGTTGGTGTTGACCAGGGTTTCATAGCTGGTTGGGGTGAGGGCCAAACTGTAACTGCCAAAATTCTAGTTGCTCCAGATCAAATGAATTGCCTGATTGACAGTGAAGGAAGAATTGCTTCAGATATAAGTGCCACATCCGGTGTTGAAATACAGCTATTGGGTACAAACTGTGTTCCAAATAGCGGTGCAGAAAACGATGAAGTAGTCCAG GTTGCTGGTGAGTATGAAAATGTGGAGAGAGCCCTCTTTCAAATTACTGGTAGACTGAGGGACCACTTCTTTTTTAGTACTACACCTGAAGAAGCAGACCCAAGAAATTCTTCAAACCCGTATTCTGCTGATGAATTTAATCGCCCTGGGTTTAGGCGTAAGGTCGGCGGTCCTCATAAACCTAGCTTGCAAGGCAAGCAG TTTAAGGACATGAGAAAAACAAGAACTCTGGGGGATAGTGAATGGGGTTTGTCTGGTGGGGCACCTGGACAGCAAAG TTTGGATGCGGAAGCTGTTACTTATAAGACTATTGAAGTTTTAGTTCCAGAAAAAGATTTTGGATCGGTCTATGGTGAGAATGGCAGCAACCTGGCTCGCCTCAAAGAG ATATCAGGTGCAACCATTTTACTGGAAGATCCTTCTCCTGGAAAATGTGATGGAAAGGTGATTATATCTGGCACACCTGAGCGAATTCAGATAGCACAAAGTTTACTTCAAGCATTTATGCTAGCTTGA